The Rubrobacter tropicus nucleotide sequence AGATGAGCGAGCAGCGCAGGAACCCGTTTCGGGGTTTTCTCGACATGGCGAGCGAGATGAACCGGATGCGCTACATCGGCTCCTACGGCCAGGATTCCGGCCAGGAGGACCGCGAGAGGACCCACGCCACGGCCTGGGTCCCGACGGCCGACGTGTTCGCGCGGGGAAGGGACCTCGTGATCCGGATGGAGCTCGCGGGCGTCGCCCCGCAGGACATCGACGTCTCGTTTCACGAGAATACCCTGACGGTGTCCGGAGAGCGGGGCAGGGACGTCGACGAGGTGAGCTTCTACGTCCACGAGCGCTTCTACGGCGTCTTCCGCCGAAGCATGACCCTGCCTGCCGGCGTAGACGAGGACGACATAACCGCCGAGTTCGACAACGGCCTCGTCGAGATCACCGTTAAAGGCGGCGCCGTCTCGTCGGAACCCCGTCGAATAGAGGTACGCAACAGGGCAGGCTAGTCAGCCCGGCGCTTCGCGCCTTTCAGCACGCTGCAGCCTTCGGCTTCCGCTCTCAGCACGCCTCCCTGCGGGAGGCTTTCAGCCTGTCAGCCAGTCGTCTGGGGACGTTACGCTTCGCGACGTCCGAACGGCAGCGCAAAGCGCGGCCCGGTCACGCCTCTGACGGCAAAAGCTGACGGGCTGAAAGCGAGGCCCGCGGAGGCGAAGCCGGAGCAGTCCGAAGCGTGCTGAAAGTGGAGCCCGTAGGGCGGAACGTGCTGAGAGCGGAGCCCGACAGGGCGTAGCGGGCTGATGAGCGTTCGGGTAACATATCCGGGACGTTCCTGAGCCGCTTCGCTCACGGAGGGCCTTCGGCCCGGGCGTGGCTCGCAGCGTTTCTGCCGCGGCGCTCTGTCGCACCCCCGGTCCGGTCGGGCCCGTTCTTACGTTTTTTATTTGGGAGCAATGCATATTTTGGTGCAGGAGCGAAGCCGGTAAACCGGAAGATGGGTCGCCGGGGGTTTGATAAGAGAGGGGTTCGTATGCAACAGGCACGGGAAGAGAGATCCCAGGTCGGCGCAGTATTCTGGGTTTCGGCCGCGTTCGCGCTCGGCTTTATCTTGTGGGGGGCGTTGGCGCCGGCCAACTTTGGCGCGGTGACGCAGGCCATCTTCGACTGGGTCGTCTCGAACCTCGGGTGGTTCTACCTGCTGGCGGGTAACTTCTTTTTGATCTTCGTCGTCTTTCTCGCCCTCAGCCGCTACGGGAAATTGCGGATCGGTAAAGAAGGCGAAAGGCCCGAGTTCAGCACCTTCGCGTGGTTCGCGATGCTCTTCCAGGCGGGGATGGGGCCGGCCCTGATCTTCTGG carries:
- a CDS encoding Hsp20/alpha crystallin family protein; this translates as MSEQRRNPFRGFLDMASEMNRMRYIGSYGQDSGQEDRERTHATAWVPTADVFARGRDLVIRMELAGVAPQDIDVSFHENTLTVSGERGRDVDEVSFYVHERFYGVFRRSMTLPAGVDEDDITAEFDNGLVEITVKGGAVSSEPRRIEVRNRAG